AGTCCGTAATATCCTCCAGTATCGCAGGTCCACGCGTCCGTAATATCCGTGCCTTTTCGTCTGCGATCGCATCGATAAATGTGCGGTCAAATTCTGGCTTCTGGTTTCTCCTGGCTGTCCGTACCTCCTCAGCCGCGATCGCATCCTGTACATTCGCTTCACAGTCCTTAAACAGTCCCAAAAACTTGGACCTTTCGTATCGATGCCTTTTCTGGGACTTCGCGAACTGATACTTTCGCCAGTGGCGTTgtatttttgctgctgcatgaTTCAACTTCATCTGTGCTATTGCTTCCTCCAAACGTATTGCTGCTTCAGCTTCGGTTATCTCAGCAGTGTTATCTTCCTGCGATATTTGCTTTACCGTTAGTTCCTCTGCGGTCGGTTGTTCATCCACTGCCGGTGCCTTTTCTTCCCAACCGGGCGGAGAATAGTATGCAAAGTGGGCCACATCTTTCTTCTTCATCCGAAAGTCCCAATTGTACATGGTACGCTTCACGGGGTACAGCATAATCTGACCTGGACGGTAGAAGAATTCGTACGGCACGTCTACGATCTCCTCATCGATCGGTTTCGGGTAGTACCGGTCCGGATGGAGACGGAAGTTCGTTTGCCGTACCCGAGCTTGGCGTGCTTTTTCGTGTGATGTAATTAGATTCAGTGCTGCCCGAAGTCGTTCCTTCCGACGATCATGTTGCACTACGGGTCGACTTATGCCTTGAGACGGTGCAACCGTTTCATCATCATGTTCACTTTCATCCAAGGAAGAGTCTTCGGTGTCGCTTGCTTCGGACTCAAATTCGACTAATTTTTGGGAATCAATTAGCGCTTGTAGTTCTGCTGGACGTGTAGCCGGGAAGTAGCAAGGACGGACGACTTGCACATCGTCCGGTATCAGATGTTGCTCCTGCAATGCACCGTCCACATACACGAATTCGCTTAACTCGATCTCCTGTAACTTCGAGCGGAACTCCAGCATTCGTGCCTGTGCCGCCTCTAGTAACCGTTCAATTACCTCTCGTTTTTGAACTTGCAGTGTTTGGTCGAAACATTGTGCCAGGTTACGGCACAGTTGTACATAGCGGCAGTACAGATCGGATACTAATCGGTGTACAATTCGCACATCTTTCGTGGGTTCAACCGTTTGCAATCGTTTTTCGTACGTGAGAACATGGTCCAGCAGATCGCTGGTAGTAATCCAAAATTTTGCAATGGATTTCACTTGTGCCATTCTAGGGGAAAACGGGAACTTAATTTGTAAGATACGAAACTATATTGGAACCTTATATTATTGCGAACCTCACAGTTGCGAGTTGTAGCAAGAAGCGGAAGAAAACCGATGCACACTTGGATTTAGACACACGAGTATTTCGCGTATTTGTTGTTGAACTAATATTTATTCTCATGCCGCACATTTCGTCGCAACCGTCCCACATTGAAGCAGTCTACGCCaattttttgcttcacttcgTCAATCGTTTGTTCCGCTATCGTTCTTGCCCGTTCGCTACCTTCCTCGATAACGCTTGCTAGAAAGCCCACATCCTGTGTGTACCGCTCCATACGCTCCCGGATCGGACGCAAATGTTCTATCAACGCGTCGGCAACTATCAATTTATACTGGCCAGTATTTTTGCCCTCCACTTCCCGACATATCTCGTCCGGCGTTTTTCCACTCACAAGCGAATGGATGGTGATCAGATTAGACACACCCGGCCGTTCCTCCGGGTTAAACGATACCTCCGATTTGAAATCCGTCACAGATTTCTTCACCTTCTCCAGCACTATATCGGGCGAATCGATGAGCATAATGCAGCTCTTTGGATCGGGATCTGatttggacatttttttcGAAGGGTCTCGCAGCGATTTTAACCGGCTTCCATCGTTCACGAGTGTTTCGCAGAATGGAAAGGTTCGGCCATACTTATTGTTGAATGCGCGTGCCAGCGATTGTGCCAGCTGTAGCTGCTGAATTTGATCCTCCCCGACAGGGACGTGTGTAGCTTTGTACAGCATAATATCGGCAGCTTGCAACACGGGGTAAAGATACAACCCCAGAGGGATTTCCTTCATGTTTGCAGACTTTTCTTTGTACTGTGGGAGATGCGTTAGGCGAGCCATCGTGGTAAGACAACCGAGAATCCAGGACAGTTCTACATGCTGCGGGACGGCTGACTGTAGAAACAGTGTCGCACGGGCCGGATCGATACCGCAGGCCAACAAGGTCGCCGTCATTTGCAGTGTATTATGACGTAACGTTTCTGGCTCCTGTCAGGAAAGCAGAAATGCTATCATTTGGTTGAACGCACGtttacaattaattttcacataCCGGTGGGATGGTCATGGAGTGTAAATCAACAATGCAGTACGTTACATCCTCTCCGGCCTCTTGCAACTCTACCCaccgtttcaccgcaccaagaTAGTTGCCAATATGCAGGGCGCCCGTCGGTTGCACACCAGAGAACACTTTTCGTGGCCATGGAGCAGGCTTTaggaaaaggaaattgattACGCCAAGCACATGAATATATTGTATAGGCTACTGTACCTTCGATTCAGAAGACAGACACCGGGCAGAATGCCTTAAAACGTGTGTATTTCTGGAAAGAAATGGTAAAATTCGACTAGAGATGAACATCTTGCCGGTTTTCTATCGATTGAGCCAAACAGTAAACAACGTCGGCATACCATATGAAACGTCATAACAAACCTTCTACACTGCAAATAACGTATTCTTGTTcttcaaatgtttttcttcaattatCAAAATGTACCATGTACGGAAGGAAAATCTTGAGTAATTAAGTACTAAGGATCAAACgatgatttaatttatatcaGGAAATATCATAAGAATCCATATTGTGATCTGAATTTTTCGGCGCCTCTGGTTATATATTTACCTTGCCCTGGGGCAACACAACACGCTTCTAATGCTGACGTACAGAGGGCGTTACTGtcgctgttttgtttcttggcGGGAAAAAGGCGAGCCATATGCGTTCTAATTGTATTAATAACCAGTGCAGGAAGTAGCACAACAAATTTACTATGATTTATGTGCAGTTGAAGTCATTCCCTATTTCACATTTTCTCAAAGTACAGAGTTTATATAATTTAGATCTACGTTATTCAGTTCCCAGGGGAAAGATTATGAAAGGGTTGCATGAGTCAGGCAGTGACAAAGATAAAACTAAAACTCATAAGTCTTCTAAAACAATTGTCTCGACGCCCTACCGAACTGCCACACACGAACTGTCCAGAACATTAGtaaaaaccttaaaaaaacactattgACAGCTTTTGGTTCTGGTGTGTCGAGTCCTTAGCGAATGGCTAAGCTTCCATTTAAACACTTTCATCATCAGATCATTTTATGCTGATCTTTTTTTATGCTGAATAGCTATCTCTAGTGATTTATCTAGCCAAATCTaccttttccgttttttaatCACTCTAGAATCTTCTTCTGGAACACAGTGTTGGAGTTGTCAATGATTGACTACTTGGTGGAGGTCGTGTAGTGTATGGTCGCTATCTCTGTCTATGTGATTTCAATTCGTGGTCTGCAGCAAAATAATTTGAGGAACgaagttcgttcgttcacataaaaaaactgATCGAACTGTACAATTTTAGTCCTTGTAGCTCAATATTAACCAATCGAATAAGATCCTGGTATCGCGCTTCGTcggatattttattattttattatttataacatAAGTCTGCCTTAAAGGCTAAATCATGTGACTTAATAACTAACATTAAGGGAAGAATAAGGAGGTAAGATCACGATTCGTTTGTTATAAAGGATAGATAGGATAGTTCATTGTTCATTCAAATGTTCATCAGCACCTGTGGGTGTTTCTACCAGTTGATTGCCACTTGGACAGATGTAGATGACATCGACTCGACATTCGCATAagaatttctattttattcaaGTACTTATTAACCTATTTGTTTGTCTATTCCGTGTACTCGGGGAATGAAGATGTCATTATGCTCTCGATCTTCTGTAATCTATGCAACACCGGCCGCATATATTGCTATATGCCTGGAGTTAGACTTCTAGGCATCTAAACCGAAGCGGGATCCTAATTTCATGGGTGTTGGATACAATGCACACTTTACCCAGGgcgctctggtcgccacaggCTTCTATTCCACGCTCTGACCTGTCTCTAGCAAAGAAAGATAGTTAATAGACCAAGCTAATACGAAATAACTTACAATGGAAATCTGCAAAGCAGTAAGAAAAAGCATCAAGTGAATTTCGTTGACTATTTTCGTAGTAGCAGTTGCAAATGAATAGCttaagttttcaaaatttatcTATACAGAATAGGACATCTCGAATTAAAAATCGCTACTTCAGTCAAATTTTGTGATGCATACGTTAAATATCACTCTTGATTCGTTACAGTAAAGCaattcaaataattgtttctCGCAGGAGGATCAAACGGATGATCATTGATTAAATCCTTTCCACGTTGGTTTATCCGTTTTCCGAATATTGCTTTGAAATTGTCCACTGTAACGGTCAATGCCCTGTCACTCTCTATATTGTCCatgattaatgttttgttgtccGTGTTCTAATGCTGTGCCGAATGCTAATGAACCACTGCAACTCATTGGTATCCATCAATCCGTTTGCAGGACATTTGCATTGTCCACCGTTGATGAGAACCATCAATCAAAAAGGGTGCCTAATTTTTGCCTTAGCATTCGCGATGCATTCTAGGCCGGACAGATCGACCACGATTTGTCACGATTAAGCCTTCCCAACCTTCGGGAAATTAACCCAACATAGCGCCTACCGAACATGACGTGACAAATCATGATTTAATCCCAATCGTAAACATAGACAAATCAAGAAATCGTACTCGTTTCGAGCTGCTCTAATGGCAGACGGATATGGAAAGTAGGGTTATGAGCTGATTTTAGTTCCTATAAAATAGAATAGAATCATTAATTAGACAGCCACGCCGTTACTGGATGCTGGTTGAACATCCATCCAAAGGATCACCAACGGTCACCATTGGGTCGTATTGCACATCTTGTAGCGCGTTTTGTCTTACAGCCCTTTCACTCACCGAACGATCGGCTCAAAACAATGCACGTCAAAGCCAAAAGTCATCGCCAGGAAGCGAAGCGAGTGGCAGCATGATTAAttatttggaaaatgtttcaattgctGTTCTGCCCATATGGGTCTCGGAGTATCACAACAACCCTGGCACCCGGTGGTCACCGTGTGCATGGGAATAACGTAACTTTGGTTGTACGATTTAGTCATACATTTAGTTTACGGTCTGCTTTCCCTAGTGCCTTACAACAATACTGGTATGCATCGAGTCAGGTCAAAAGTTGAATATCCCATCCGATATCCTTTGCTCCTGGAACAGTACAGAAACCGGTCCGAACTGTACAAAGGACCTCTCGAGTGGACCGCTTTCTTTACTGGTtcgttttgtaaaaaaaaacgggttaACCGATCAGATGACATAATGTTACTCGGCCCCGCATCCCGAATATATCAACGTACTGTCCCTTTCAAACTGTCCACCAGGATGACCGAGAGAGTCATCCCTTTTGTTGTTCCTTTCATAGTGCATACGCGATCACACACCGTAGCCTGcgataaaacaacaaccgtcGTCATGGCAACAGTGcagcaataatttatttgttttaaatacgGTGCATCCTTCCTCTACACCGAGAATCCTTCCGGGCCGGGGTAAGCATCTTCTGGATTCAAATGCTGGTCGTCCGAATCGCTCCGAACGGCTATTCTACCCTGCAATGCCCTCATACTGGTGCTCAGCAACTGATTtgattgtacttttttttctcgtcttAAGTTGCATCCTTTTTTTGAAGTGCAGTACCATCTACGAAAGGCTCGAGGTACGGCAGCTTCAATTGACGAAagtcataaaataaaacaaacataaacattggCACCAGAGGCAGTTGGTGAAGCAATGCGCTGGCAGCATTGAAAGGGGAAACAAACTCTTTTATTCCTGCCAAGGCTGCATCAACATGTTTGATACATTCGAAAGGACACACTTTCCCCTTTCATTGGTTGCGTTTTGGTGGATTGATTTAATGGTAAACGCTTCCTGAAGCTCCTTGATGTTTGCAAAGGTGCGGAGTGCTGATTGATACgttcttccctttttcgtCCAAGAATTTCTTCGCTACTGGAGCAATTCTGTCATCCCTCTCACGATCAATGTTCCGTTCTTCTACAAGTCAGGCAACACAGTAACACAAATGAAATGTATCCACCAGTGTACATTTATATCCGCCAGAGCCTCGAATCCTCGCATGTCCTTCATGTCCTCATGTCAGCGCCTAAATGTCGTAAAAAGACAAAATTATAGCATTCACTCGCACATTGCATGCGATCTTCCTCACTGTTGATTGGctttctttcgctcttgattatttattttgattgcCTACCAGAAACATGTCTAGAAACCCTCCTCCTGGGACGGATTCTCGATGCATTTGCGCCGGTTTTGCTCACATTCGGATGTGAAGTCGttcctttttcccatttcccaatGGGTTCCCTCTGTGCTGCATAGGGTCAACAACTCGTTCACCGGCAGAGAGCAGGAGAGAAAATGTTCGGCAGTGAGGGAAGGAAACCCCACCGTAGAAGTTTCCCTATCGCaccgacagaaaaaaaaacccaaaaccttTACCTCACTTTCCGAACACCGAACGGCCCGAATGGTCCGGGAAAAAGATTACATTAACACTTATGACAATTGTGTCATAAATTTTATGACTTTCACGATCAAGGAAAAAATGCTCGAACAGGGTGGTGGTCCGCAGTGAGGGAATTTTTGCCCCCGTCTAATGCTGCTCGCGGTACTTGAAagttgtttatattttattccacccCGTTCCTGTTAGGTGCATCCATCTCGCTTTCGGAGCATTCTGAAGTGACgaggatgggttttttttctctacgaTGCAGTATGCTTATGTTTACAATGGTGcaccgtttgtttggttgcacACTCGAGCGCATCGCTTCTACTTCAATCCGTTAGTTTTTTGGTAAAAGTATGCCGCTGATGGGCCTGGGAAAACATAGCGATGGAGTAGCTATCGTTTACCGAAGTTAGTTTTTTGCGATACATTTTCAAGCCGTTGTTTGTATTGCTGACGGGGCTCGTAAATTagataattttattacttgatgattgattttttttgtgaaggcAAAAAAATAGATTGCCCGAGTACAAAACCTTTAGCTTCTTTACCTGGTTCAATGCAGGATGTAATGTTATACTTTTTTCAATACGGCAATAACACTATGGAACATTTCTAACGACATATATTGTTTCCAAAACACGATCGAACTTTGAAGCCTCAATTCGTTTACTTTTATCTCAGGCGGTGCAatcgcttcgcggtcttggcgtGCTGCAGGAGTGTTCTAAATCACTCATGGTCGAGAGTCGTCATTTGCCAATGCATTATCCCaaggacgcatcaacgccatcactccctCTCAGATTGGGCCGTCCACGGCTTCTATGTctatgtggacgacctaaaagaactttacgtgctgggtcgtccggtgtcttTCTCGTGACATAACCAGTCTACCGAGTCGAGTCTaattcgctgtacgacagtgagtacGTCGTATAGCTCGAAGAGCTCTGCATTGTAGCGACTTATCCATTATCTGAGTATCTTGCGCTCGAACGCAGCAAAGATGgttttgtcagttttggacaaagtccatgtctcagagccGTATGTGAGTATTCTCTGAGGACTATCAATATTTCCTTTCTAAATACGATGTTATTTTAACGTTTGacacaaagaaacacaacgCCTTAAAGATTGGATTGAAGATCGTTGCGACGACTACAAATCACTTGCAAATCACAAACTCAAATCGAGGTAGAAAAAAAGT
This region of Anopheles marshallii chromosome 2, idAnoMarsDA_429_01, whole genome shotgun sequence genomic DNA includes:
- the LOC128707666 gene encoding tryptophan--tRNA ligase, mitochondrial — protein: MFISSRILPFLSRNTHVLRHSARCLSSESKPAPWPRKVFSGVQPTGALHIGNYLGAVKRWVELQEAGEDVTYCIVDLHSMTIPPEPETLRHNTLQMTATLLACGIDPARATLFLQSAVPQHVELSWILGCLTTMARLTHLPQYKEKSANMKEIPLGLYLYPVLQAADIMLYKATHVPVGEDQIQQLQLAQSLARAFNNKYGRTFPFCETLVNDGSRLKSLRDPSKKMSKSDPDPKSCIMLIDSPDIVLEKVKKSVTDFKSEVSFNPEERPGVSNLITIHSLVSGKTPDEICREVEGKNTGQYKLIVADALIEHLRPIRERMERYTQDVGFLASVIEEGSERARTIAEQTIDEVKQKIGVDCFNVGRLRRNVRHENKY